From one Enterococcus sp. DIV2402 genomic stretch:
- a CDS encoding M20 family metallopeptidase — MTVKETLLASIENNIDVYMELVNTMYENPEIGNEEFETMKLLVNYLDSVGFKTTSGYVVPTGFLGEYDTGKPGPTIAVMCEYDALPEVGHGCGHNLIAGIGVATGEAVKGIIDQFGGKLFVVGTPAEENFGGKVSMSEAGVFDTVDVALMVHPGSQNGVGGRSNALNPIKFEFFGKNAHACDPASGASALDAAVMSYLQINLLRQFAAPHTYIHGVIKDGGEAANVIPGYASMEYYFRAPTIGYAKELTEKAVQAVDGICKANGVTFKTSTYECPYEDTVINYKLADILAEKYAELGVEDVKPVDEIATGSTDVGAVSYRCPTIQGNIKICGPEVGGHTKEMAAATISPDGQNGLIKAAQGLSLTILELLEHPETLAAVKAEFDETIAALA, encoded by the coding sequence ATGACAGTCAAAGAAACATTATTAGCATCCATCGAAAATAATATTGATGTGTATATGGAATTAGTAAACACAATGTATGAAAATCCTGAAATCGGAAATGAAGAATTTGAAACGATGAAACTACTAGTTAATTATTTGGATAGTGTCGGTTTTAAAACAACATCTGGTTATGTTGTTCCTACAGGTTTTTTAGGTGAATATGATACAGGCAAACCTGGACCAACCATTGCCGTCATGTGTGAATATGATGCCTTACCTGAAGTTGGTCATGGTTGTGGCCACAACTTAATTGCAGGTATTGGCGTTGCGACAGGTGAAGCAGTGAAAGGCATTATCGATCAATTTGGCGGTAAATTATTTGTTGTAGGAACTCCTGCAGAAGAAAATTTCGGTGGTAAAGTTAGTATGTCAGAAGCTGGCGTTTTTGATACTGTTGATGTTGCCTTAATGGTTCATCCAGGTAGTCAAAATGGTGTTGGCGGACGTTCAAACGCTCTTAATCCAATTAAATTTGAATTTTTTGGTAAAAATGCACATGCATGCGATCCCGCATCAGGTGCTTCGGCTTTAGATGCAGCCGTTATGAGTTACCTACAAATTAATTTACTTCGTCAATTTGCTGCGCCTCACACATATATTCATGGAGTGATTAAAGATGGTGGTGAAGCAGCGAACGTTATTCCAGGTTATGCATCAATGGAATATTACTTCCGTGCACCAACGATTGGTTATGCTAAAGAATTAACAGAAAAAGCCGTACAAGCAGTAGATGGGATTTGTAAAGCTAACGGCGTCACTTTTAAAACCTCTACTTATGAGTGTCCTTATGAAGATACGGTCATCAACTACAAATTAGCAGATATTTTAGCAGAAAAATATGCTGAACTAGGAGTGGAAGATGTAAAACCCGTAGACGAAATTGCCACAGGTTCAACAGACGTCGGAGCTGTCAGTTATCGTTGTCCAACTATCCAAGGGAATATCAAAATTTGTGGACCAGAAGTAGGTGGACACACAAAAGAAATGGCCGCAGCCACTATTTCTCCAGATGGACAAAACGGCTTAATCAAAGCAGCTCAAGGATTGTCTCTAACTATTTTAGAATTGTTAGAACATCCTGAAACATTAGCTGCAGTCAAAGCTGAATTTGATGAGACAATCGCAGCCTTAGCTTAA
- a CDS encoding glycosyltransferase, whose protein sequence is MIDENVLYIIGLVLVMLYILTGFDDFIWDVITLFRRKSYKRELLDLKKADDIPPKLIAVAIAAWHEESVLGDVIDNMIESVHYPNSMYHVFLGVYPNDAATITVARQLEEKYENVHMIINELPGPTSKAQNINYIITQIKAMEKEKQWHFEALNVHDSEDVVHPYELKVTNYLLETYPAIQFPVFPLMEMPKFSNFFKNLVTNTYADEFAENHFSTMVSRYSSGAFVPSAGTGFTLSREVIDSFGDEDVLPKDSLTEDYRLSLTLYQKGIQMYYPLVEVPRINFKNEFVYEFIATRSRFPYTFKTAVKQKTRWILGITMQSFKFREIFATKEMSFAGRYSLYRDFKAKIGNLLVLVGYPVLIYFFASLFWDLTPIYPKYSLSWYLCVLVTIMMLERQLFRAVAIKHVYGMRSVFFACLLPPILPIRFVYGNIINMVATMKAFQQRMFGNQTPVKKEKKAKRKNKQNEQKQLVWDKTEHHFLEKDVLQRYHRKLGDVLLEKGFIEPTVLKEALENANEQKQALGAYLLEHDLISEDRLLEALANVQHLQYLPATNLSTYLQPEFAKKFNRKQLQEWYCLPILETDNHYVFAICDATPRDAVPLLEETYHISVSTIYALQQTILDGLAMLDSSIPLIDFAYERYEHKLISYKQLFLVRTYQEKTGASSEELLLKMGLLPPSFAENNTKSETIKQLPESTDPLQLKNATNITEKVT, encoded by the coding sequence ATGATAGATGAGAATGTTTTGTATATCATTGGCTTAGTGTTAGTCATGTTGTATATTTTAACGGGATTTGATGATTTTATTTGGGATGTTATTACCTTATTTAGACGCAAATCTTACAAAAGAGAATTATTAGATCTCAAAAAAGCCGATGATATTCCCCCTAAACTGATAGCGGTGGCCATTGCTGCTTGGCATGAAGAAAGTGTCTTAGGTGATGTTATTGATAACATGATCGAATCGGTCCATTACCCTAATTCTATGTATCATGTATTTTTAGGTGTATATCCAAATGATGCGGCCACCATTACCGTTGCACGACAATTAGAAGAAAAATATGAAAATGTCCATATGATTATTAATGAATTACCTGGACCAACTTCCAAAGCGCAAAATATCAACTACATCATTACACAAATTAAAGCGATGGAAAAAGAAAAGCAATGGCATTTTGAAGCTTTAAACGTCCATGATTCAGAAGACGTTGTTCATCCGTATGAATTAAAAGTAACCAATTATTTACTAGAAACGTATCCTGCTATTCAGTTTCCAGTTTTTCCATTGATGGAAATGCCTAAGTTTAGCAATTTTTTCAAAAATTTGGTGACGAATACTTACGCTGATGAATTTGCAGAAAATCATTTTTCAACGATGGTCAGTCGCTATAGTAGTGGCGCTTTTGTCCCCTCGGCTGGAACTGGTTTTACGCTTTCTCGGGAAGTGATTGATAGTTTTGGCGATGAAGATGTTTTACCAAAAGATAGCTTAACGGAAGATTATCGCTTATCTTTAACGTTATACCAAAAAGGCATTCAAATGTATTATCCTTTAGTTGAAGTCCCTCGCATTAACTTTAAAAATGAATTTGTTTATGAATTTATTGCGACACGTAGTCGTTTTCCTTACACGTTTAAGACAGCCGTCAAACAAAAAACACGCTGGATTTTAGGAATCACTATGCAGTCATTTAAATTCCGAGAAATTTTTGCAACAAAAGAAATGTCCTTTGCTGGACGCTATTCACTTTATCGCGATTTTAAAGCCAAAATTGGTAATCTATTGGTTCTAGTAGGCTATCCAGTTTTAATCTATTTCTTTGCTTCCTTGTTTTGGGACTTAACACCTATTTATCCAAAATATTCCTTATCTTGGTATTTATGTGTCTTAGTGACGATTATGATGCTTGAAAGACAATTATTCCGCGCAGTAGCAATTAAACATGTCTACGGGATGCGAAGTGTTTTCTTTGCCTGCTTATTACCACCAATTTTACCCATACGTTTTGTTTATGGAAATATTATTAACATGGTCGCAACGATGAAAGCCTTCCAACAACGAATGTTTGGCAATCAAACACCTGTCAAAAAAGAAAAGAAAGCTAAACGCAAGAACAAACAAAATGAACAAAAACAATTAGTCTGGGATAAAACTGAACATCATTTTCTAGAAAAAGATGTTTTACAACGTTATCATCGGAAATTGGGCGATGTGCTGTTAGAAAAAGGGTTCATTGAACCAACCGTCTTAAAAGAAGCTTTGGAAAATGCTAACGAACAAAAACAAGCCTTAGGAGCCTACTTATTGGAGCATGATTTGATTTCAGAAGATCGCTTATTAGAAGCACTTGCCAATGTACAACATTTACAATATCTACCTGCAACCAATTTATCCACCTATCTTCAACCAGAATTTGCTAAAAAATTTAATCGCAAGCAACTACAAGAATGGTATTGTTTACCGATTTTAGAGACAGACAATCATTATGTTTTTGCTATTTGTGATGCCACACCACGCGATGCAGTCCCTCTGTTAGAAGAGACGTATCACATTAGTGTATCTACTATTTATGCATTACAACAAACTATTTTGGATGGTTTAGCGATGTTAGACAGCTCTATCCCATTGATTGATTTTGCTTATGAACGTTATGAACACAAGTTGATTTCTTATAAACAACTCTTCTTAGTCCGTACCTATCAAGAAAAAACGGGTGCTTCTTCAGAAGAATTGTTATTGAAAATGGGTTTATTACCTCCGTCATTTGCTGAAAACAATACAAAATCAGAAACAATTAAACAACTTCCAGAATCAACCGACCCACTCCAATTAAAAAATGCGACCAACATCACAGAAAAAGTAACCTAA